One window of Lentimicrobium sp. L6 genomic DNA carries:
- a CDS encoding aminodeoxychorismate/anthranilate synthase component II: MKILVLDNYDSFTYNLVYILKQNQIQFDVIRNDKISNEDALKYDGILLSPGPGIPEEAGNMPSIIETCAGIVPILGICLGHQAIAQYLGGEIINRNDVLHGMQTPIIRTQKASPIFENVPENFEAGRYHSWELNKENIPEKIECTAIDEQGSIMALQNLELNLFGLQFHPESIMTSEGKKMVDNFIEICKSTAS, encoded by the coding sequence ATGAAAATATTAGTATTAGATAATTACGACAGCTTCACCTATAATTTGGTTTATATTTTGAAACAAAACCAAATACAATTTGATGTGATAAGAAATGATAAAATATCAAATGAGGATGCATTAAAATATGATGGTATTCTATTGTCACCAGGGCCTGGAATTCCAGAAGAAGCAGGAAATATGCCCAGCATTATTGAAACTTGTGCTGGGATAGTACCAATTTTAGGAATTTGTCTAGGCCACCAAGCGATTGCACAATATTTAGGTGGCGAAATCATCAATAGAAACGATGTGCTTCATGGCATGCAAACACCCATTATTCGCACACAAAAAGCATCTCCCATTTTTGAGAATGTGCCAGAAAACTTCGAAGCAGGAAGATATCATTCTTGGGAATTAAATAAAGAAAATATTCCTGAAAAAATAGAATGCACCGCTATAGATGAGCAAGGAAGCATTATGGCCCTTCAAAATTTAGAATTGAATCTTTTTGGCTTACAATTTCACCCAGAGAGCATCATGACCTCAGAAGGAAAGAAGATGGTAGACAATTTTATTGAAATCTGTAAATCTACAGCCTCATGA
- the trpD gene encoding anthranilate phosphoribosyltransferase: MKMILERLFQQQKLSREEAKEILGFISEGKYNTSEVSAFLTVFRMRSITVDELSGFRDGMIERCIPINLDEFNPVDLCGTGGDGKDTFNISTLSSFITAGAGLKVAKHGNYGVSSSCGSSNVMEHLGYKFTNQIDILKQQIDKSGICFLHAPLFHPSMKNVAPIRRDIGVKTFFNMLGPMVNPASPKNQMVGVYSMELQRYYKYIYEQENKNYRIVHSMDGYDEISLTAPTKVISPDKEYMLSPEIISKEKINPEDLKGGKTVAESAKIFTSILNGEGTYAQNRAVIANAAMAINAVHSEKSFEDCLNMAQESLESKKAQQALKTLISS, translated from the coding sequence ATGAAAATGATATTAGAAAGATTATTTCAGCAACAAAAACTCAGCCGAGAAGAGGCCAAGGAAATATTAGGATTCATCTCCGAAGGAAAGTATAACACCAGTGAAGTGAGCGCATTCCTTACTGTTTTTCGTATGAGGAGTATTACCGTTGACGAGCTGAGTGGTTTTAGAGATGGTATGATAGAACGCTGTATTCCCATTAATCTAGACGAGTTTAATCCTGTAGATTTATGTGGAACGGGTGGCGATGGAAAAGATACTTTTAACATCAGCACATTGTCTTCATTCATTACTGCTGGAGCAGGGCTTAAAGTAGCCAAGCATGGGAATTATGGAGTGAGTTCCTCTTGCGGTTCCTCCAATGTAATGGAACACTTAGGCTATAAATTCACCAATCAAATCGATATACTTAAGCAACAAATAGATAAAAGCGGAATTTGCTTTTTACACGCTCCTCTGTTTCATCCTTCTATGAAAAATGTAGCACCTATCAGAAGAGATATTGGGGTAAAAACATTTTTTAATATGCTAGGGCCTATGGTGAATCCAGCATCTCCCAAAAATCAAATGGTGGGCGTTTATTCTATGGAACTTCAACGCTATTACAAATATATTTATGAGCAAGAAAATAAGAATTACCGCATTGTTCATAGTATGGATGGATATGATGAAATCAGCTTAACCGCTCCGACTAAGGTTATCAGCCCTGACAAAGAATATATGCTAAGTCCAGAAATCATCAGCAAAGAAAAAATAAACCCAGAAGATTTAAAAGGAGGTAAAACGGTAGCTGAATCAGCAAAAATATTCACCAGCATATTAAATGGAGAAGGAACTTATGCCCAAAACAGAGCCGTAATTGCAAATGCTGCTATGGCCATTAATGCAGTTCATTCAGAAAAATCCTTTGAAGATTGTCTAAATATGGCACAAGAATCTTTGGAAAGTAAAAAAGCACAACAAGCCCTAAAAACCTTAATTTCATCATGA
- the trpC gene encoding indole-3-glycerol phosphate synthase TrpC encodes MSILEKIIATKLEEVAHNKSMTPVKLLEKSIYFETEKVSMKEYLLRTDKVGIIAEIKRKSPSTGELKSNVNIEELSIGYMQAGATALSVLTDQTYFGGQNKDLTEARKFNYCPILRKDFIIDEYQILEAKSIGADCILLIAANLSPKRCIELAEFAQKIGLEVLMEVNAKNEIESHCNPHIDIVGVNNRNLHDFTTNLETSMKLSEFIPEEFVKISESGITEAEQVLQLKEYGFKGFLVGGHFMKMAEPVVACRELISNIQNQLSC; translated from the coding sequence ATGAGTATTTTAGAAAAAATAATAGCGACCAAATTAGAAGAAGTCGCCCATAATAAATCAATGACCCCAGTTAAACTTTTGGAGAAGAGCATTTATTTCGAAACCGAAAAAGTTTCCATGAAAGAATATCTGCTTCGCACAGATAAAGTCGGAATCATTGCCGAAATCAAAAGGAAATCTCCCAGTACTGGAGAGTTAAAATCAAACGTGAATATTGAAGAATTAAGCATAGGCTATATGCAAGCTGGAGCCACCGCACTTTCTGTACTCACCGACCAAACTTATTTCGGAGGCCAAAACAAAGACCTCACCGAAGCCAGAAAATTCAATTATTGCCCCATCCTCCGCAAAGATTTTATTATTGATGAATATCAAATACTAGAAGCCAAAAGCATTGGAGCGGATTGTATTTTACTCATTGCAGCCAACTTAAGCCCAAAAAGATGTATCGAACTCGCTGAATTTGCCCAAAAGATAGGATTAGAAGTATTAATGGAAGTAAATGCAAAAAATGAAATTGAGAGTCATTGCAATCCTCATATAGATATTGTTGGAGTAAATAACAGAAACCTCCACGATTTCACTACAAATCTTGAAACCTCCATGAAACTTTCTGAATTCATCCCTGAAGAATTTGTAAAAATTAGCGAAAGTGGTATTACGGAAGCTGAACAAGTATTACAACTGAAGGAATATGGATTCAAAGGATTCTTAGTGGGCGGGCACTTTATGAAAATGGCTGAACCGGTTGTGGCTTGTCGCGAATTGATTTCAAACATTCAAAACCAGTTATCATGTTAA
- a CDS encoding phosphoribosylanthranilate isomerase, with product MLMKVCGMKYSDNISALASLKPDMMGFIFYPKSKRFVDKKVLEMSFREFDKNISKVAVFVNKSAEFIASDLVGLHFDYIQLHGKEPIEEVIKLKNYGYKIIKAFPMSNAFEWDRTEAYEAYCDYFVFDTSSPNHGGSGQQFDWNILKNYQGKTPFLLSGGISIQDIEQIKKFQHPQLAGIDINSKFEIEPGLKDIDLVQKMIKEFRR from the coding sequence ATGTTAATGAAAGTTTGTGGAATGAAATATTCCGATAATATATCGGCTCTTGCTTCATTAAAACCCGATATGATGGGCTTCATCTTCTATCCAAAATCAAAGCGGTTTGTGGACAAAAAAGTTTTGGAGATGAGCTTTCGCGAGTTTGATAAAAACATATCAAAAGTGGCTGTATTTGTAAATAAGTCAGCTGAATTTATTGCTTCCGATCTAGTGGGATTACACTTCGACTATATACAATTACATGGCAAAGAACCCATTGAAGAAGTGATCAAACTAAAGAACTATGGCTATAAAATTATTAAAGCTTTTCCTATGAGTAATGCATTCGAATGGGATCGCACTGAAGCATACGAAGCCTATTGTGACTATTTTGTTTTTGATACCTCAAGTCCTAATCATGGTGGAAGCGGTCAACAGTTCGACTGGAATATTCTCAAAAACTATCAGGGAAAAACACCTTTTCTATTGAGCGGAGGCATCTCTATACAAGACATAGAGCAAATTAAAAAGTTTCAACATCCACAGCTTGCCGGAATTGACATCAACAGCAAATTTGAAATAGAACCTGGACTAAAAGATATTGACTTGGTTCAGAAAATGATTAAAGAATTTAGACGATGA
- the trpB gene encoding tryptophan synthase subunit beta: MKNTKISNHIDSEGFYGDYGGAFIPEMLQPNIEELKSSYIEILDSKEFQEEFKELLRNYVGRPTPIYHAKRLSEHYKTQIYLKREDLCHTGAHKINNALGQILLAKRLKKSRIIAETGAGQHGVATATACALMGMQCVVYMGAVDVERQSPNVDRMKMLGAEVIPVHSGSKTLKDATNEAIRDWITNPTDTHYIIGSVVGPHPYPDLVARLQSVISEEIITQMPEEPTHIIACIGGGSNAIGAFYHFLDKEHVNLIGVEAAGKGIHTNETAATLTLGTTGVLHACMTTLLQTKDGQVIEPHSISAGLDYPGIGPQHAHLHQNKSVKYVSATDEEAVAAAFLLTQKEGIIPALESAHAFAYLEQQEWEPTDRILINLSGRGDKDLSTYSKFI, encoded by the coding sequence ATGAAAAATACAAAAATATCAAACCATATAGACAGTGAAGGATTTTATGGCGATTACGGGGGAGCCTTTATTCCTGAAATGCTTCAGCCTAATATTGAAGAATTGAAATCTTCATATATTGAAATATTGGATTCAAAGGAATTTCAAGAGGAGTTTAAAGAGCTCCTTAGAAACTATGTGGGTCGCCCCACCCCTATTTATCATGCCAAAAGATTAAGTGAACACTATAAAACTCAAATTTATTTGAAACGCGAAGACCTCTGCCATACCGGAGCCCATAAAATCAATAATGCTTTGGGGCAAATATTATTGGCCAAAAGACTAAAGAAAAGCAGAATCATTGCAGAAACAGGAGCTGGACAACATGGAGTAGCCACCGCTACAGCATGCGCCTTAATGGGAATGCAATGCGTGGTTTATATGGGTGCCGTGGATGTGGAACGTCAATCACCAAACGTAGACAGAATGAAAATGCTCGGTGCAGAAGTCATTCCAGTACATAGTGGGAGCAAAACCTTGAAAGACGCCACCAATGAAGCCATCCGCGATTGGATTACAAATCCTACAGATACTCACTATATCATAGGTTCAGTGGTTGGGCCGCATCCCTATCCAGATTTGGTAGCCCGATTACAATCTGTAATAAGTGAAGAAATCATAACTCAAATGCCAGAGGAGCCTACACATATTATTGCTTGTATAGGAGGAGGCAGCAATGCCATTGGTGCATTCTATCACTTTTTAGACAAAGAGCATGTAAACTTAATTGGAGTGGAAGCAGCCGGCAAAGGTATTCACACCAATGAAACTGCAGCCACTTTAACTTTGGGTACTACTGGGGTTTTACATGCCTGCATGACTACCCTTTTGCAAACCAAGGACGGACAAGTCATTGAACCTCATAGCATTTCAGCAGGTTTAGATTATCCTGGAATTGGCCCTCAACATGCCCATTTACATCAAAACAAAAGCGTAAAATATGTAAGCGCTACCGATGAAGAAGCTGTTGCAGCCGCATTTCTCTTAACACAAAAAGAAGGAATTATTCCAGCGCTTGAATCTGCACATGCCTTTGCTTATTTGGAGCAACAAGAATGGGAACCAACTGATAGAATCCTGATTAATTTAAGTGGTCGTGGCGACAAAGACCTCAGTACTTACTCAAAATTTATTTAA
- the trpA gene encoding tryptophan synthase subunit alpha, with translation MSLQELFQKDQKPLLNIYFSAGFPNIDSLPELLKSLEEAEVDMVEIGIPYSDPLSDGPTIQHSNSIALKNGITLELIFQQLESSSSSIPKIMMGYFNSVLQFRVEEFCKRCFENGISGVILPDLPLEIYQRKYQDIFEKYELSFILLITPETTEERIRKIDEHSTSFIYAVSSAGTTGTKKGIQGAENYLQRIASMKLKTPVMVGFNISSPEDFKFASKYTSGGIIGSAFIKHIENSKDLSQDTQQFINYIKS, from the coding sequence ATGAGCCTACAAGAATTATTTCAAAAAGACCAGAAACCACTTCTGAATATTTATTTCTCAGCTGGTTTTCCTAATATAGACAGCCTACCCGAGCTTCTCAAATCGCTAGAGGAAGCGGAGGTTGATATGGTAGAAATAGGCATTCCCTACTCCGACCCACTTAGCGATGGACCAACTATTCAACACAGCAATAGCATAGCCCTGAAAAACGGAATTACTTTAGAACTCATATTTCAACAATTGGAAAGCTCCTCAAGTAGCATCCCGAAAATCATGATGGGATATTTTAATTCTGTGCTGCAATTTAGAGTGGAAGAATTCTGCAAAAGATGTTTTGAAAATGGGATTAGCGGAGTCATCCTCCCCGATTTGCCTTTGGAAATATATCAAAGGAAATACCAAGATATCTTTGAAAAATATGAATTAAGCTTTATCCTACTCATCACTCCTGAAACCACAGAAGAAAGAATCAGAAAGATAGACGAACATTCTACTTCTTTTATTTATGCGGTTAGTAGCGCCGGAACAACGGGCACCAAAAAAGGAATACAAGGTGCAGAAAATTATCTTCAAAGAATAGCTTCCATGAAGCTTAAAACTCCTGTCATGGTAGGATTCAATATCAGCAGCCCAGAAGATTTCAAATTTGCCAGTAAATACACCAGTGGTGGAATCATAGGAAGTGCCTTCATCAAACATATAGAAAACAGCAAAGATTTATCCCAAGACACCCAACAATTTATCAATTATATTAAATCCTAG
- the aroF gene encoding 3-deoxy-7-phosphoheptulonate synthase, with product MIIQLNTNIKAGENLQLKQGLDQLKIPFYPVNTQLGEYLICTPNQDFDIRRIGQLHGIKDVHRVNGTHKMVSSKWKVKRSIIDIGDGIEIGAGEMTVMAGPCSIEDESQVLKTVEQLKKHGVKIMRGGVYKPRTSPYSFRGHGMEGLKMFHEICKANNIKIITEVMETGQIDAMAPYVDIFQIGARNSQNFNLLEALGQIDKPVMIKRGISGSIDELLYSAEYVFKNGNEKLILCERGIRTYEKAYRNTLDLNAVPILKEKSHLPVIVDPSHGIGLRKHIVPMTLASIASGADGVIIEIHETPDKAATDGQQTIDYNEFNSLMGKLNSLSGILGNWYN from the coding sequence ATGATTATTCAGTTAAATACAAATATAAAAGCAGGAGAAAACCTTCAACTTAAACAGGGTTTAGATCAACTCAAAATTCCATTTTATCCCGTCAATACCCAGTTGGGTGAATATCTCATTTGCACTCCTAATCAAGATTTCGATATCAGAAGAATTGGTCAACTTCATGGAATAAAAGATGTACACCGAGTAAATGGAACTCATAAAATGGTGAGTAGTAAATGGAAAGTAAAAAGAAGTATAATAGACATTGGAGATGGAATAGAAATAGGTGCTGGAGAAATGACGGTGATGGCTGGGCCATGCAGCATAGAAGATGAGTCTCAGGTATTAAAAACGGTGGAGCAACTCAAAAAACATGGTGTGAAAATCATGCGAGGAGGAGTCTATAAACCTAGAACAAGTCCTTATAGTTTTAGAGGTCATGGTATGGAGGGACTCAAAATGTTTCATGAGATTTGCAAAGCCAATAATATAAAAATCATTACGGAAGTGATGGAAACTGGACAAATTGACGCCATGGCTCCATATGTGGATATTTTTCAAATTGGTGCTCGGAATTCTCAAAATTTTAATCTTTTAGAAGCCTTAGGGCAAATTGACAAACCTGTGATGATAAAAAGAGGGATCAGTGGAAGTATTGATGAATTGCTCTATTCGGCAGAATACGTTTTCAAAAATGGGAACGAGAAACTCATTCTTTGCGAAAGAGGCATCCGTACTTATGAGAAAGCCTACAGAAATACCCTCGATTTAAATGCTGTTCCCATTTTAAAAGAAAAATCCCACTTGCCTGTTATTGTGGATCCAAGTCATGGAATTGGTTTGAGGAAACACATTGTCCCTATGACCTTAGCCAGCATAGCTTCAGGGGCTGATGGTGTGATTATTGAAATTCATGAAACACCCGACAAAGCAGCTACTGATGGACAACAAACCATTGATTATAATGAGTTTAATTCTTTAATGGGGAAACTGAATAGTCTTTCGGGTATTTTGGGTAATTGGTATAATTAG
- a CDS encoding DUF1028 domain-containing protein — protein MNISIKSILLSFILLLSLNSFSQDTFSIVAVDSVTGEVGSAGASCVNLIPYPNMTNHFLGELFPGVGAINCQAYYLANNQVNARNRMNEGMTPSEIITWLEENDVQNNPTKRQYGIVAMVDGSPESAGYTGVNTDDYKNHVTGPNYSIQGNILLGQMVLDSMEAQFLRAEGDLACKLMAALQGAKMVGADTRCTSNGTSSLFSFVKVAQPDDIFGSPSFVLGLRTASNAGIEPIDSLQILFDETHYCPSVGIEESNEFENHFTLKPNPVEDILSLESELNGVFQVRIVDINGKQVLQSSILKNLSFDVSHLDSGMYFLQIYNEKQNFIKKIIKK, from the coding sequence ATGAACATTTCTATAAAATCCATTTTACTCAGCTTCATTCTATTATTAAGTTTGAATTCCTTTTCTCAGGATACCTTTTCTATAGTAGCTGTTGATTCAGTTACCGGAGAAGTAGGCAGCGCTGGAGCCTCATGTGTCAACCTTATTCCTTATCCTAACATGACCAATCACTTTTTGGGAGAATTATTCCCGGGTGTAGGTGCTATAAATTGCCAAGCTTATTATTTGGCAAACAATCAGGTGAATGCTCGAAACCGAATGAATGAAGGAATGACTCCATCAGAAATTATTACATGGCTGGAAGAAAATGATGTTCAAAACAATCCTACTAAAAGACAGTACGGGATAGTGGCTATGGTGGATGGTTCTCCAGAATCTGCAGGATATACAGGAGTAAACACAGATGATTACAAAAATCATGTGACGGGTCCTAACTATTCCATACAAGGGAATATTCTGCTAGGACAAATGGTTCTAGATAGTATGGAAGCTCAATTTCTCAGAGCAGAAGGCGATTTGGCTTGTAAACTAATGGCGGCACTTCAAGGGGCTAAAATGGTTGGAGCGGATACGAGATGTACCAGTAATGGTACCTCCTCACTATTCTCCTTTGTGAAAGTGGCTCAGCCTGATGATATTTTTGGAAGTCCTTCTTTTGTTTTGGGATTAAGAACAGCAAGTAATGCCGGAATCGAACCGATAGATTCTCTTCAAATATTATTTGATGAAACTCATTATTGCCCAAGTGTGGGTATAGAGGAGTCTAATGAGTTTGAGAACCACTTTACATTAAAACCCAATCCTGTTGAGGATATATTGTCCTTAGAATCTGAGCTAAATGGAGTATTCCAAGTTAGAATTGTAGATATCAATGGAAAACAAGTCCTACAAAGTTCTATTCTTAAAAACTTAAGTTTCGATGTAAGTCATTTAGATTCGGGTATGTATTTTCTTCAGATCTATAATGAGAAGCAAAATTTCATTAAAAAAATTATTAAAAAATAA
- a CDS encoding DsrE/DsrF/TusD sulfur relay family protein yields the protein MQTILLIINDAPYGTEKAYNALRMAMRLQQDHGDNVKVNIFLLADAVFCGLPNQKTPNGFYNIQRMMKSVVNNGAEIKSCGGCSEARGIDKLETIEGVQLSNMKEFAQWTVDCDKVLTF from the coding sequence ATGCAAACCATACTCCTCATCATTAACGATGCCCCATACGGAACAGAGAAAGCTTATAACGCCTTAAGAATGGCCATGCGTTTACAACAAGATCATGGCGATAATGTAAAAGTAAATATTTTCTTATTGGCCGATGCCGTATTCTGTGGACTCCCCAATCAGAAGACTCCAAATGGCTTTTATAATATCCAGCGTATGATGAAGTCTGTGGTCAATAATGGAGCTGAGATAAAAAGTTGTGGAGGCTGTTCTGAGGCTCGTGGAATTGACAAACTAGAAACTATAGAAGGAGTCCAACTCAGCAATATGAAAGAATTTGCACAATGGACCGTGGATTGTGATAAAGTATTAACTTTCTAA
- a CDS encoding endonuclease, with product MRNLLILLSGFILIFTSCKNSPITESQNTAEPFTIVFYNVENLFDTIDAPDKWDEEFTPGSEKNWDTKKYFKKLSNLADVFDSIGTKGLPAIIGLEEVENRAVLEDLVKQEKLAEAHYEIIHYESPDFRGIDNALLYNPQIFTVLHQEAIPVSMPEEIAYRKNQKMTSRDILYVKGLINKKDTLHVLVNHWTSMYYGEEETIPHRAYCASVLRDKINFIFAQNREANIIAGGDFNEDNFGPAVNNVLKADTVLKQFELGQLYSLTNYLNTVKGKGTYSYKGEWGILDHIIVSGSLLQTNNSLFTHKDAIDAFDSDLVLNYYNNKYGKGNRPNRTYAGNRYFGGYSDHLATYIEFNSLP from the coding sequence ATGCGTAATTTACTAATACTTTTAAGCGGTTTCATACTAATATTTACTTCATGTAAAAACTCTCCAATCACTGAGTCTCAAAACACCGCAGAGCCTTTTACCATCGTCTTTTATAATGTAGAAAACTTGTTTGACACCATTGACGCACCAGACAAATGGGATGAGGAATTTACTCCAGGTTCAGAGAAGAATTGGGATACTAAAAAGTATTTCAAGAAATTATCTAACCTGGCGGATGTTTTTGATAGTATTGGAACTAAAGGTTTACCCGCCATTATTGGCCTAGAAGAAGTTGAGAACAGAGCTGTTTTAGAAGATTTAGTAAAACAAGAAAAACTAGCTGAAGCCCATTATGAAATTATACATTACGAATCTCCTGATTTCAGGGGCATTGATAATGCATTGCTTTATAACCCCCAAATTTTCACAGTGCTTCACCAAGAAGCCATTCCAGTAAGTATGCCCGAAGAGATTGCTTATCGTAAGAATCAAAAAATGACTAGCCGAGATATTCTTTATGTGAAAGGATTGATTAATAAGAAAGATACACTTCATGTTTTAGTAAACCACTGGACAAGCATGTATTATGGAGAGGAAGAAACCATACCGCATAGAGCATATTGCGCATCAGTATTACGAGATAAGATCAACTTCATTTTTGCACAAAATAGAGAAGCAAACATTATTGCAGGCGGTGATTTTAATGAAGATAATTTTGGCCCTGCTGTAAACAACGTACTTAAAGCAGATACCGTTTTAAAACAGTTCGAGCTAGGTCAACTATATAGTCTGACCAACTATCTCAATACTGTTAAAGGCAAAGGAACCTATAGTTATAAAGGAGAATGGGGTATTTTAGACCATATCATTGTTAGTGGTAGCCTCCTCCAAACCAATAATTCTCTATTTACTCACAAAGATGCTATTGATGCTTTCGATTCTGATTTGGTATTGAATTATTATAATAATAAATATGGCAAAGGAAATCGCCCGAATCGAACTTATGCTGGCAATAGATATTTTGGTGGCTATAGTGATCATCTAGCAACTTATATTGAATTTAATAGTTTACCTTAG
- a CDS encoding 1-acyl-sn-glycerol-3-phosphate acyltransferase, which produces MGINSKISGLVLKLWGWKVKGKRPDLKKFVFIAAPHTSNWDFPIGRLSTSVMGIDNKVLMKKSWFFFPLGYIFRWLGAMPIDRSKSGTVIDHILGLFEENDEFVFAITPEGTRSYVEFWKTGFYTIALRANVPLVLGYLDFVKKETGVGPTIYLSGNKDADFEKIMQFYRTIGAKYPEKFNQNPSLGRS; this is translated from the coding sequence ATGGGAATAAACAGCAAAATATCAGGATTGGTTCTCAAACTTTGGGGATGGAAAGTTAAAGGCAAAAGACCTGATCTAAAAAAATTTGTTTTTATTGCCGCTCCTCACACCTCCAATTGGGATTTTCCTATTGGCCGCTTATCAACTTCAGTAATGGGTATCGATAACAAGGTACTTATGAAGAAATCATGGTTTTTCTTTCCTCTAGGATATATATTTCGTTGGCTAGGTGCCATGCCTATAGATAGAAGCAAATCGGGAACTGTAATAGACCACATCCTTGGATTATTTGAGGAAAATGATGAATTTGTTTTTGCCATCACCCCCGAAGGAACACGTTCTTATGTGGAATTTTGGAAAACGGGGTTCTACACTATTGCATTACGAGCCAATGTACCTTTGGTTTTAGGTTACCTAGATTTTGTAAAGAAAGAAACTGGAGTTGGCCCCACAATATACTTAAGTGGTAATAAAGATGCAGACTTCGAAAAAATCATGCAATTTTACAGAACCATTGGAGCCAAATACCCCGAAAAGTTCAATCAAAACCCAAGTCTAGGACGTTCTTAA
- the nhaD gene encoding sodium:proton antiporter NhaD, with product MFILMVIIFVLGYAAIALEHPLKIDKAASALLIGVLTWTVYVLNGHSILSLGYSTSWNDLIAGSHGASHDTFHFIKHELEHHLVEIAEILFFLLGAMTIVEVVDRHGGFRIITDKIKTLNKVKLLWIFSILTFFMSAALDNLTTTIVMLALIRKIMAEKEDKWFFASMVVLASNAGGAWSPIGDVTTIMLWIGEQITAQRIIIDTILPSFVTMVVPVIIMSFFMKGEVKAAEAVVDDEDNGESITSGQRNFIFGLGVASLLFVPVFKTVTHLPPYMGMLLGLGNMWLATEIILKHKSAAFKKKYNVIGIIKHVDVATVFFFMGILTAVASLQSAGHLAILAGYLDTNIHNIYGINLAIGVLSAIVDNVPLVAGSMGMYDVFTPEMVQAAADQAYAAEFMQDGNFWKFLAFCAGTGGSILIIGSAAGVAAMGIEKIDFIWYFKKISILAFIGYLSGAFTYWLMFA from the coding sequence ATGTTTATATTAATGGTTATCATTTTTGTTCTAGGATATGCAGCAATTGCACTAGAACATCCCTTAAAAATTGATAAAGCGGCTTCGGCTTTATTAATTGGAGTTTTAACATGGACTGTTTATGTTCTTAATGGCCATAGCATTCTTAGTCTAGGTTATAGTACATCTTGGAACGACTTAATCGCTGGTTCACATGGGGCAAGTCACGATACTTTTCATTTCATCAAGCACGAATTGGAACATCACTTAGTTGAGATTGCTGAAATCTTATTTTTCCTTTTAGGCGCAATGACTATTGTTGAGGTTGTTGACCGTCATGGAGGATTCAGAATCATTACTGACAAAATCAAGACATTAAACAAAGTGAAGCTTTTATGGATATTCTCTATCCTTACTTTCTTCATGTCTGCTGCTCTTGATAACTTAACCACAACAATTGTAATGTTGGCCTTAATTAGAAAAATCATGGCTGAGAAAGAAGACAAATGGTTCTTCGCTTCTATGGTTGTATTAGCTTCTAACGCAGGTGGTGCTTGGTCTCCTATTGGTGATGTTACCACCATTATGCTTTGGATTGGTGAGCAAATTACAGCTCAAAGAATTATTATTGACACCATCCTCCCTTCATTTGTAACTATGGTTGTTCCTGTGATCATCATGAGTTTCTTTATGAAAGGTGAAGTAAAAGCTGCAGAAGCTGTAGTAGATGATGAAGATAATGGTGAATCTATCACCTCTGGACAAAGAAATTTCATCTTTGGTTTAGGTGTTGCTTCTTTATTATTTGTTCCTGTTTTCAAAACAGTAACTCACCTTCCTCCTTATATGGGAATGCTATTAGGTTTAGGGAATATGTGGTTGGCAACTGAAATAATCCTTAAGCATAAATCAGCTGCTTTCAAGAAAAAATATAATGTAATTGGAATCATTAAACATGTTGATGTGGCTACAGTATTCTTCTTTATGGGAATCCTTACTGCAGTTGCTTCTTTACAGTCAGCAGGTCACCTTGCTATTTTAGCAGGATATCTAGATACTAACATCCACAATATTTATGGTATTAATTTAGCTATTGGAGTTCTTTCTGCGATTGTAGATAATGTTCCATTGGTAGCTGGTTCTATGGGAATGTATGATGTATTTACTCCGGAGATGGTTCAAGCTGCTGCTGACCAAGCCTATGCTGCTGAATTTATGCAAGATGGTAACTTCTGGAAATTCTTAGCGTTTTGTGCTGGTACAGGTGGATCAATATTAATTATTGGTTCTGCTGCTGGTGTAGCTGCCATGGGAATTGAAAAAATTGACTTTATCTGGTATTTCAAAAAGATTAGTATTCTTGCTTTCATTGGATATTTATCAGGTGCTTTCACCTATTGGTTAATGTTCGCATAA